The Bacteroidota bacterium genomic sequence CGACAAATGCCCAGCTCACGCGCCCATACCGGTCAAGCACGTAGGTGGCCGCCAGGGGCAGCTCCTGGTGTTTGTTTCCATTGTAGGCTGCCAGGTCGCAGTGCTTGCGGTAGGCAGCCGCCACGGTGGGGGTTAGCCGGTACACCAGGCCGTAGGCCTTGGCTACCTGGTTGTCGGGGTCGCTCAGTACCTCGAACTGTAGGCCATTCCTTTCTTTGGTAGACAGGGTGCTGTCGGGCACTTCGGGGCTAAGGGCTATCAGGGTGGCCCCCTCGGCCCGGAACGCAGGGAGGTGCCGCTGCAGGTACTGTAGGTTGATGTTGCAGTATGGGCACCAGCCGCCCCGGTACCAGGTAAGCACCACGGGCCCCTTCCGGGTCAGCTCGGATAGGCGTACCGACATGCCTGTGGCATTCGGGAGCGTGAAATCCGGTGCCAGATCTCCCAGCTGAATAGCCCCCTCCAGTATGCCGCTCTTGCTCAAATGGGCTATGCTCCTTTCATACAGCTCTACTTCTCTGCGCGGTGTATGTGCCCTAAAGCGTTCCCGCTCGGCCTCCAGTGCCCGGGCTAGTGTGATTTCCTCGGTGCTGCCTACCCCAATTCGTATATCTGGTTGGCCGGGTTTGTCTTTTTGACAAGCCGATAGGCTTGCCCCGATAAGCAAAAGCATTAGCCAAGGGTACACACGCATGCCTGAATATAAAAAATAGTATGCATGTGCCAAGCTGCTTAGCTAAGCAGCGGGCCGCGAAACCGTGGCTCTGCCCGAGTATCTTCTTAGCAGGACCTTGTAGAGGGTAAAGGTCATGAGGAAGAGCAGGAATCCGTACAGGGTGTCTTCGGCGGGGATGGTGATGAGCCGGATGCCCAGGTTTTCGGCATCGTTGTATACCACTACGGGCAGGGCTGTAAGCACCCCATTGACCAGGAAAAAGGGTATCAGGCAGACGAGCCAGGTGCGCAGGATGTGCGGCCACCAGCCTAGGCCTATCCACCAGGCCGATAGCGGCATCCACACCAGGAGGCCTAGCAGGGTATAGCGGGTATACAGCAGCCCCCAGCTAAGGGGGAGCAGCAGGAGCAGAAAACCGTAGAGCAGCAGGAAGAGTACACGCCCAAGCCGGGGCCGGGGCCGGATGGGAAACCATACCTCGAAGGTGTCGGCCAGGAAGATGCAGGCATAGGGGACACTGAAAAAAAACAACCACTCCTCCCAGGGTAGGCCCCACAGGCTGGGGCCGGTAACATAGCGATAGTTGAAGTGCCACACCCCCCAGGTGGTGAAGGTGGCATCCCACAGGATAAAGTAGGCTGCGGGAAAAATAAGCGCCAGCATAAACCACCCCAGCCGCCGGTAAAAGCGCACCCATGGGTCGAAGGTGAGTAGCAGGGGGGCAGCCAGGCAGACCAAGTGCAGGCAGGCATAGGTATAGGGCCCCACGTCCAGCGCGCGAAACAGGGCCAGTGCCCAGCCAGTGGCACTATCGGCTACGTGCATGCTGCCAGTAGGTGGTGAGGAAAATGGAAAACTTTCGGCTATCGCTCACCCGCACACGGCCCTGTGTGAGCCTGCGGGCAGAGAGGTGGCGGATTTTGTTAAACAGACGCAGGTAGTAGCGATAGGCCAGATCTACCCCCAGTCGTGCCCCTGTGGGCAGCTGGGCAATGCCCGCAGCGCCTTCCCGGAAGTCTGCTGCCAGGTCGGCCTCTATGGCCTGTTTGTCCGCCTCGCTAAACAGGCTAAACTCTACGCCTGGAAAGTACACCCGGCCCCGTTCTTCCCAGTCGGCCTTCAGGTCGCGCAGGAAGTTGATCTTCTGAAAAGCACTGCCCAGGGCGCGGGCCGATGGCACCAGCGGTTCGTAGCGCCGGGGGTCTCCTTCGCAGAATACGCACAGGCACATCAGGCCTACCACCTCGGCACTACCGTATATGTAGGTCTCGTACTCCTGCTGGTTGAAGCGCGTGTAGCTAAGGTCCATCTCCATGCTGTGCAGAAAGGCCTCGATGTAGGCCCTGGGGATCTGGTAGCGGTGCACCGTTTCCTGAAAGGCGTGCAGGATGGGGTTCAGGCTAATGCGCTCCTCCAGGGCCAGCCAGGTATCTTGCCGGAAGCGGTTGAGCAGCTGCGTGCGGTCTACGGCCTCAAAGGTGTCTACAATCTCATCGGCAAAACGGACAAAGCCATAGATGGCATAAACGGGGTCTCGCAGGGGCCTGGCCAGGCAGCGTATGCCTTTGCTGAAGCTGGTGCTGTAGGCCCGGGTTACCAGCTTGCTACAGGCCAGGCTACTGTGGTTATATAGCTGCTGCTGTGGGTGCATGTTCTTTCTGTATGCGTTCGGTAACCAATCTGCTCGATATTACCACAATGGGCAGGCCCGTACCCGGTATGGTGCTGGCCCCTACGTAGTACAGGTTGCCAAAGTGCTCATCCTTGTTGGCTGGGCGCAGGGCACCCACCTGGTTCAGGCCATGGGCCAGGCCTAGGCCGCTGCCCCGGTATAGGCGAAACTTCTCTTCCCAGTCTATCGGTGTCATTACCGTTCGGGTTAGGGTATGGGCCTGCAGGTCGTAGCCTATGCGTGCGCTCAGGTCTGCCACAATGGTGTCGGCCAGCTGCTCGGCATCGTCCCACTGCGGCTTGTACCGTCGGTCGGGTACGGGGCACAGGATGAAGAGGTTTTCGCAGCCGGGGGGCGCACAGGTGGGGTCGGTGTGGCTGCTTACGTTCAGGTAATAGTAGGGCTTCTCGGGTGCCACCTGCGTCCGGAAAATCTCTTCTGCATAGGCATGGAAGTTATCGCCCAGGAAGTAATTGTGGTGATACACATTGTCTAGCCGGCCCTGCACACCCAGGTAGATGGTAAAGGGCGCCAGCGTCCACTGCAGTTTGTCCAGCCGCTCGGGCCGGTACCTGGGGCGCTGCAGTGCCAGGCCACGAAATGCGGCTGCATCGGCATTGCACACATAGATGTCGGCTGCCCAGCGGTGGCCGTGCTGGTCTATCAGGGCCGTTACCTCCCGGTCGCCCTCGGCCCGCACCACCTCGGTGTTGTACACCACTTCTACCCCCCGCTTTTCCAGCTCGGCCAGCAGGGCTTCTACTATGCGGTACATCCCCCCGCGCACACCCCAGTAGCCATCGTGCTGCAGTTCGGTATAGTTCAGCAGGGCATACACCGCAGGGGTATTGAATGGGGTAGCCCCCAGGAAGAAAGCCACCAGCGAGAAGATGACCTTGGCCTGCTGGCTGTCGAAGTGGCGCTCCAGCTCGGCCCACATACTGCGTAGCAGCAGGGGGGCGTGCTTCAGGGGCACCGTAGCCATGGCCCCCAGGTAGTCCAGCTTGCCCGTAAAGTTGCGCTTCACAATCCGGTGCTCGGTGTCGTGAAACAGCTGGGCGGCCCGCTTCAGGTATTTTTCTGCCTTCTGCCTGAAGTGGGGCTCTACGTCGGCAAACTGCTCGGCCAGGCGGTCCAGGTTTTTGTAGATCAGGTAGGTGCGGTCTTCGCCGGCAAAGTTTACCCCATACACGGGGTCTAGCTCCTCCAGCTCCAGGGGCATAGGGGTGCCCACCGAGTCAAATAGCTCCTTGAACTCATAGCTCATGCTGAAGAACGAGGGCCCCATGTCAAACGTAAAGCCCGCCTGCTTCAGCTGGTTTAGTCGCCCGCCTGCCTGGTCATTCTTCTCCAGGATGCGCACCCGGTAGCCTAGGTGGCTAAGCCGCAGTGCCGTGGCTAGCCCACCCAGGCCAGCACCGACGATGGTTACGGATTGTTTCAAACGTTGAGTCGTGTAGTAGTAGGTGTATAACCCCTGGTGGTGCCCAATCTGTTCCCCCGTGGGCCCGGCAAGGGGTACAAAAAAAGGGCTGATGCCCTCTTTTTTGTGCGTGCGTCCGTGCTGGAAATACCTATTGGGTAATGCCCTGTAGCATGGCCTTGTTCTTCAGGTCGCAGTTTTTCAGTGCTTCCTTCATGGCAGTCTTGGCCTTTTCCTCCAGCTCCTTGTTTTCTTTCAAGTCTTCGTATTTGGCCTCTATCTCCTTGCCCAGCTTGTTCATTTCCTCCGCACATTTGCCAAACTCGTCTGCTTTGCCGGCCTCCTGCAGTTTCAGGCAGTCACACATTTTGTTCGCTATGTTCGTGGCATCGGCCTCTATGCCATCGCCACCACAGGCCGTCAGGCTCAGTACCAAGCCTGCAGTAAGTACTGCCACAGTAAATCTTTTCATCTTTTGGATTTGAGTAAGGTGAGATTGAAACTTGAATTTCGAGTCAAAGTTACACCTGTACGCCGAAGGGACAACGTTCCGGTGGGGGAAAATGGATGTTTTTACGTAGGATGAGATCCGGCCTTGTAGCAGGCATCGTATTTTTCCCCCTTTGTGTACCTTTGCGCATCATGAATGGCATGCTTGTACTGCTGCGTAAGGAGGTTGGGGCGTTTTTTAATTCCCTGATGGGCTACATGGTGCTGGTGGTGTTTCTGGTAGCTAGCGGCCTGTTCTTCTGGGTATTCCCCGATAACCTGCTGGAGACGGGTGCGGCCAACCTGGATAGCCTGTTCAGCATCGCCCCTTTTCTGCTACTGTTTCTGGTGCCTGCCATTACCATGCGCGCCTTCTCCGAGGAGTTTAAGACCGGCACCATTGAGTACCTGGCTACCAAGCCCCTGCGCGATATGCAGATCATCCTGGGCAAATACCTGGCTGCTGTGGTGCTGGTGGTGCTGAGCCTGCTGCCCACCCTGGTGTATTATGCCAGTGTGTACTACCTGGCCGAGCCCGTGGGAAACCTGGACAAAGGCGCTACCTGGGGTGCCTACCTGGGCCTGCTGGGTGTGGGGGCTGTTTTTGCCGCCATCGGCATCTGGTGCAGTACGCTGAGTGATAACCAGATTGTGGCTTTCGTGGTGGCCGTGTTCTTCTGTTTCTTTTTCTACACGGGTTTCGACCTGATTGCCGACCTGCAGCTTTTTGGTGCCCTCAATGTGTTTGTGCTACAGCTGGGGGTGCTGGCCCACTACCAGAGCATCAGCCGCGGGGTACTGGATGTGCGTGATGTGCTGTATTTCGCGAGCGTAATCCTGCTCTTCGTGCTGCTGAGCCGTGCCCAGCTGGCGGCCCGTAAGCGCTAGAACGCGCCCTGAGTGAATTGTTTTATTTGCCCACATTTGCCCCAATGAAACAGGTCCGTACCCTATATATGCAAGCCGTGCTGGCCGGCGGTATCCTGCTGCTGCTCAATCTATTTGCCCAGCGCACCGTACTGCGCTATGATCTGAGCGATGATGGCCGATATAGCCTGAACCCCGTGAGCCTGGCCACCATGGATAGCCTGCGGCAGCAGATGACCGTGAAGGTGTATCTGGAGGGGGCCGAGCTGCCCGCACGCGTAAAGCGCTTTCGCGATGCCACCCGCACCCTGCTGCAGGAGCTGCAGGCCCATGCGGGCAGCAAACTGGTGTTCGAATTCATAGACCCTAGCCAGAATCAGGCTCTGCAGCAAAAGCTGGTGCAGCAGGGCGTACCCGCCATCCCCATTATCGAGCAGCGGTCGGCCACCGAGATGCGCCAGCAGTTTATCTTTCCCGGCGCGGTGCTCAACTTTGACGGCAAGGAGGAAGTGGTAAACCTGCTCTTCAACGACTGTGTACAGCGTGGCCAGGGCCTGTACGACTGTGACTATGCCAAGGCCGAGGGCGAGCTGGAGTACAAGTTGATAAGCCAGATGCAGCGCATGCTGCCCGGCCAGCGCCGCATTGTGGGCCTGGTGCAAAGCCACGGCTGCCTGCCCCAGGAGAAGATGAAAGAGTGGATGACCGAGCTGGGCAAGTTCTATCAGGTCATTCCCGTAGACCTGCGGAAAAGCCAGCTGCTGCCCGTAAGCCCCCGCCTGCTGCCCGACACCGTGCGCCAGCAGCTGGACAAGGACGCACTGGGCTATGATGTGCTGGTGCTGCCCAAGCCCACCCAGCCCTTTGCCGAGCGAGACAAGTACATACTGGACCAGTACATTATGATGGGTGGGCGGGTGCTGTGGCTGGTAGACCAGGAGGAGGTAGACGAGCTGGACTTTGCCAGCGAAACCGCCAGCAGCCTGAGCATCCTGCGGCGCCTGAACCTGGATGATCAGTTCTTCCGGTACGGGTTCCGCATCGCTACCGACCTGATAGAGGCAGCCCCCCACCCCAGCATGGCAGGCCCCATAGAGGTGGTGATGAACCTGCCCGGAAACCAGCAAAACGAGCGCGGGCCACGCCCTGTGCCGGCACCCTACCCCTACTACCCCCTCATCATCAAGGCCGGGATGCCCGACCACCCCATTACCCGCAGCCTGGAGACCGTGAAGCTGCACTATGCCAGCAGCCTGGATACCCTGGCTACCCCCGGCATTCGCCACCAGCCCCTGCTGCGCACCAGCCCCTACAGCCGCTCGCGCGAGGGGGCCATCCTGATCAACCTGCAGCGGGCTGTGTTTGACCGCCCACCCCGAGACCTCTACCTCGGCAAGGGCGAGCGGCTGGTAGGCCTGGCTCTGGCGGGTACATTCCCCTCTGTGTTCCGTGGCCGCCGGATACCCGATAGCCTGGATACCCGTGCCCCAACTATCAACAACACCGTGATGCCAAACCGCATGGTCGTGTTTAGCGACGGAGACCTGCCCACCGGCGGACGGCTACGCTATACCGGCACCACGGCCATCCCCGCCAACAACAAGCAGCTGCTGATGAACGCCCTGGACTGGCTGATAGACGACAAAAGCTTCCTGCAGATACACGCCCGAAACGTGCAGATACCCCGCCTAGACCTGGATAAGGTGCAGGGCAACAGCTGGTACTACCAGGGCCTGAACCTGCTGCTACCCCTGCTGCTGGTGGTAGGCCTGGGGCTGCTGCGCGCCTGGCGGCGCCGCCGCCGAAACCAAGCCTACCGGCAGCCAGCCTAGCCCACCCGAAAACCCCGCACTAGCCGTGCCCCTATGAAAAACCAACGCATCGCCCTCGTACTACTCGCGCTTCTGGCCGTGCTCGCCATAGCCTACTACCTCAGCACCGGTACTGGTACCGGCCTCAGGCCCGGACACTTTGCCGTAACCGATACCAATAGCATTCAGCAGATCGTACTGCGGCGCCACTTTGCCCGCCTGGCCGAAGACGAAGTGGTAACCCTGGTAAAAAAAGATAGTACCTGGTGGGCCAACGACCTGTACCGTGCCAACCCGGCACGCATCCGCGAGCTGATGCAGGCCATAGCCACCATACAGGCACGCGAACCCGTTGAATCCACCGCACGGGCCAATGCTATGCGCTACATACGCGAAACCCACGTCCGCGTAGAGGTGCAGACCCAAGACAGCACCCGAATCTACTACGTGGGCCCAGGCTCGCCAGACAAAAGAGGCTCGCTGGCCTACCTGGAGGACGATGAAATACCGTACATCGTGGAGCTGCCCGGCTTTGTGGGCAATGTAGACCGCCACTACGCTACCCGGCTGAAGGAGTGGCGCCAGCTACCCCTCTTTACCCTGGGCTATGAGGACCTCCGCCAGATAGCCGTGCGCTACCCGGGTGCCGACTCTTCCTACGTGCTCCGGCGCCAGCCCAATGGCATGTGGAAGCTGCCCGACCAGCCCACAGACACCACCGCCAGCCTGCGCTATGCCCGCCAGTACAAGCCCACCTATGCCCTGGAGCCTGCCGAAGAGCGCTACCCAGGTGCCTTTGAGGCACTGGCCAGGCAGCGGCCAGATGTGGTGCTACAGCTGACGGACAAGGCAGGCCGGAAGCAAACCCTGAACCTGCACTACATAGCCGGCAAGCCTGACCTGCTGCTGGGCTGGAAGCCCGAAAAGCCCGAACTACTACTGGTTCAGAACTTTAGCATGGCTCCCTACCTGGCCAGGCGGCACCAGTTCGTGGCCAGATAGGCCACGTTCACACTTTTTTTTCCGGATTTGCCCGCAAAGCACTAGCTTTACCCTCTCAATATCTCACGGACTATGAAATTCATCGTTTCTTCTGGCGAACTCCTTAAGCACGTAAGTGCCATACAGGGTGTGGTGAGCCCCAAGGCAGTATTACCCATCATACAGAACATCCTGCTGGAGCTGAAGGATGGCCAGCTGCGCCTAACCGCTACCGACCTGGAGAATAGCCTCCAAACGGCCCTGAAGGTAGAGACCGATGGCAGTGAGTCCATGGCGGTATGCCTACCCGCCAAGATCTTGGCCGATACCCTGAAGGCACTGCCCGAGCAGCCCATCACCTTCAGCATGGATGCCAATAGCTTTGCCGTTACCGTTACCAGCGACACCGGTACCTACAAGATACACGGCGTAGACGGGGGCGATTTCCCTAAAATACCCGCCGCAGACAATACCACCAGCATTACCATACCGCTGGGCAATCTGGTGAAGGCCATCAACATGACCCTCTTTGCCACCAGCTCCGACGAGCTAAAGCCGGCCATGACCGGTGTGCTCTTCAAGTTTGGGGCAGAGCATGCCACCTTTGTGGCCACCGATGCCCACCGCCTGGTACGCTACCGCCGCACAGACATCCGAGTGCCCGAAGAGGTAGAATTCATCCTCCCCCAAAAGGCCCTGAAACTGCTGACCAACGCTGCCCAAAACAGCAGCGAGGATGCGGTGCAGATTGAGTACAACAGCAGCAATGCCTTCTTCAAGTTTGCCAACACCCTGCTGGTGTGCCGCCAGATAGACGCACGTTTCCCCGACTACGAGAATGTGATCCCTGCTGGTAGCCCCAATAAGGCTATTGTAGACAAAAAGGAACTGCTGGGCACCATGCGCCGCAGCGATATCTACTCGAACAAGACTACGCACCTGGGCCGATTCAAATTCAGCGGAAACCTGCTAGAGGTGCAGGCCGAAGACCTGGACTTTGCCAACGAAAGCAAAGAGAACCTGAACTGCCTCTACGAGGGCGAAGAGCTGGAAATCGGCTTCAACGTAAGCCTGATGATGGATGTAATAGATACCGTACCTACGGACGAGGTGGTGGTGGAGATGGACAGCAGCAACCGGGCCGCCGTGGTGCTACCCAGCAGCCAGGAGGAGGGTGAGAACGTACTCATGCTGCTGATGCCTGTTATGCTGGGCGTTACCTACTAGGGCCCGATAGTGGGGCTGGCCCGATATCCTCGCTAGAGTCGGGGGCGTTTTTCATACTCCGGGTTTCGGCCTGGATTTCCTTGTATTGTATATTGCCCTGTAGGCTCTCTAATACCCTGTCCGGATGCCATTTGTCCGGCATAGTGGAGATTAGTGGCTTGAGGCCGGTGTACCCAAGGTGTTTTGCTCATGCACATCCTGGTTTCTCAAAATCACATGCATACGCTGGGGGGCTCCGAGACGGCTACGTATGCGCTGGTTTCTGCCCTGTTTCGGGCAGGGCATCAGGTAGACCTTTTTACCCTGCACCCGGGCTTGGTGTCCGGTCGGCTGGAGGCGGAGGGTGCATGCCGGGTAAACCGGCTGAGGCCCAGCTATGATGCCCTACTGCTCCAGCATAACACCACCATCCCCATACTTGAGGCCCGAGGCATAGAGGGCCCACGCCTACAGATCTGCCACGGAACCTGGCCCTGGGAGGAACGGCCCTATCCGGGCATGGATAAGTACATCGCCATCTCGCAGGAGGTAAAGTGGTACCTGGCAGGAAGGGGCCACCAGTCGCAGGTAGTGTGGAATGGGGTAGACTGTGCCTACTACGCCCCGCTCCGGGCCATCCGCAGGCGGCCCAGGGTGATTTTCTCGTTGGCACAGAGTGCGGAGGCACATGAAATGATAGGCCGTGCTGCACGCCTGTTGGGCGCCGAGCATCGGTACCGGGACAAGAATGCAAACCCAGTGTTTGATTTCCGGTCGGAGATGGCAGATGCTGACTTGGTTTTCGGCTTGGGGCGCTCGGCCTACGAGGCCATGGCGTTTGGCAAGGCCGTGTTCGTGTTCGATATACGGATCTATATAGGCAACAAGGGGGATGGCATGCTGACCCCCGAGCGCACAGACCTGCTGATGAGCTGCAACTGTAGTGGGCGGGCCATGGGCAGGGTGTACACCGCCAGGCGCCTGGCCGAAGAAATAGACCGGGACTACCATGAGAGCCTGGGTGAGCAGAACCGCGCGTTTGCCCTGCGCTACCTGAACATAGACCGGCAGGCGGGCCGCTACCTGGAGGCGCTGGGCCTGGCTGCTACCGCGCCGCCCCTACGATGAGGAGCTGGATGAGCAGAATCGCGCCTTCGCCCTGCGCTACCTGAACATAGACCGGCAGCTGGCCCCCTACCCAGAGGAGGTACCGGATGCAGGGCTGCCCTGGCGCAGTCCCGCTCCTCTCCCGGGCTCAGGCTTATCGGCCAGTCGGTTTGCGTTTGGGGCTGTGCACCGGGGCACTGCGCTTCCGGGTGCCTGCCAGGCCTGCCCATGCCCGGTTTTACCCGGTGCCGGGGCATAAAAATAGGGGCCTAAGCCCCTATACTTTATCTGCTACCCAAGTGGGGGGTGCGTGTACGATCCTCCGCATTCCTCCTCCTCAGGTACGCTTCCCCTAGGCGTTTACTTTCTCCTTGGGGGCAGCTGCCTTGATCTCGTCGTTGGCGAAATCCTGGTACTTGGCAAAGTTCTTGTTGAAGTGTGCGGCCAGTTCATTGGCCTTGGCGGTATACGCGGCCTTGTCCTTCCAGGTGTTGATCGGGGTCAGGATCTCGGTTGGTACCTCTGTGCCGGGTATGGAGGCCGGAACAGGCAGCCCAAAGATGGGATCGGCCTGGTAGCTCACCTTGTCCAGTCGGCCCTCCAGGGCTGCGGTTATCATGGCGCGTGTGTACTTCAGGCTAATGCGCTGGCCCACGCCATAGGCACCGCCTGTCCAGCCTGTGTTTATCAGCCATACGTTCACTTCATTCTGCTCCATCTTTTTGCCCAGCAGCTCGGCGTAGCGCGTGGGGTGCAGGGGCAGAAAGGCAGCGCCAAAGCAGGCAGAGAAGGTGGGGCTGGGCTCCTTAACGCCCGCCTCGGTGCCGGCCACCTTGGCCGTGTAGCCGCTTATAAAGTGGTACATAGCCTGGCCTTTGGTCAGCTTGCTGATGGGAGGCAGTACGCCGAAGGCATCCGCCGTTAGCAGGAAGATATTCTGTGGGGTGCCGGCTATGCTGGGCAGCACGGCATTGTCTATATGCTCTATGGGGTAGGCTACCCGGGTGTTCTCCGTTACGCTACCGTCCTTGTAGTCTACGGTGCGGGTGTTTTCCACAAACTTCGTGTTCTCTACCAGTGCGCCAAACTTGATGGCATTCCAGATCTGAGGTTCCTTTTCGGCGCTCAGGTCTATACACTTGGCGTAGCAGCCACCCTCTATGTTGAACACGGTCTTGTCTGTCCACACGTGCTCATCATCGCCTATCAGGCCCCGGTTCGGGTCGGCGCTCAGGGTGGTTTTGCCCGTACCGC encodes the following:
- a CDS encoding AhpC/TSA family protein encodes the protein MLLLIGASLSACQKDKPGQPDIRIGVGSTEEITLARALEAERERFRAHTPRREVELYERSIAHLSKSGILEGAIQLGDLAPDFTLPNATGMSVRLSELTRKGPVVLTWYRGGWCPYCNINLQYLQRHLPAFRAEGATLIALSPEVPDSTLSTKERNGLQFEVLSDPDNQVAKAYGLVYRLTPTVAAAYRKHCDLAAYNGNKHQELPLAATYVLDRYGRVSWAFVDADYRKRAEPQDIVAALKKLDE
- a CDS encoding lycopene cyclase domain-containing protein — encoded protein: MHVADSATGWALALFRALDVGPYTYACLHLVCLAAPLLLTFDPWVRFYRRLGWFMLALIFPAAYFILWDATFTTWGVWHFNYRYVTGPSLWGLPWEEWLFFFSVPYACIFLADTFEVWFPIRPRPRLGRVLFLLLYGFLLLLLPLSWGLLYTRYTLLGLLVWMPLSAWWIGLGWWPHILRTWLVCLIPFFLVNGVLTALPVVVYNDAENLGIRLITIPAEDTLYGFLLFLMTFTLYKVLLRRYSGRATVSRPAA
- a CDS encoding phytoene/squalene synthase family protein, which produces MHPQQQLYNHSSLACSKLVTRAYSTSFSKGIRCLARPLRDPVYAIYGFVRFADEIVDTFEAVDRTQLLNRFRQDTWLALEERISLNPILHAFQETVHRYQIPRAYIEAFLHSMEMDLSYTRFNQQEYETYIYGSAEVVGLMCLCVFCEGDPRRYEPLVPSARALGSAFQKINFLRDLKADWEERGRVYFPGVEFSLFSEADKQAIEADLAADFREGAAGIAQLPTGARLGVDLAYRYYLRLFNKIRHLSARRLTQGRVRVSDSRKFSIFLTTYWQHARSR
- the crtI gene encoding phytoene desaturase family protein, encoding MKQSVTIVGAGLGGLATALRLSHLGYRVRILEKNDQAGGRLNQLKQAGFTFDMGPSFFSMSYEFKELFDSVGTPMPLELEELDPVYGVNFAGEDRTYLIYKNLDRLAEQFADVEPHFRQKAEKYLKRAAQLFHDTEHRIVKRNFTGKLDYLGAMATVPLKHAPLLLRSMWAELERHFDSQQAKVIFSLVAFFLGATPFNTPAVYALLNYTELQHDGYWGVRGGMYRIVEALLAELEKRGVEVVYNTEVVRAEGDREVTALIDQHGHRWAADIYVCNADAAAFRGLALQRPRYRPERLDKLQWTLAPFTIYLGVQGRLDNVYHHNYFLGDNFHAYAEEIFRTQVAPEKPYYYLNVSSHTDPTCAPPGCENLFILCPVPDRRYKPQWDDAEQLADTIVADLSARIGYDLQAHTLTRTVMTPIDWEEKFRLYRGSGLGLAHGLNQVGALRPANKDEHFGNLYYVGASTIPGTGLPIVVISSRLVTERIQKEHAPTAAAI
- the gldF gene encoding gliding motility-associated ABC transporter permease subunit GldF, yielding MLVLLRKEVGAFFNSLMGYMVLVVFLVASGLFFWVFPDNLLETGAANLDSLFSIAPFLLLFLVPAITMRAFSEEFKTGTIEYLATKPLRDMQIILGKYLAAVVLVVLSLLPTLVYYASVYYLAEPVGNLDKGATWGAYLGLLGVGAVFAAIGIWCSTLSDNQIVAFVVAVFFCFFFYTGFDLIADLQLFGALNVFVLQLGVLAHYQSISRGVLDVRDVLYFASVILLFVLLSRAQLAARKR
- a CDS encoding Gldg family protein is translated as MKQVRTLYMQAVLAGGILLLLNLFAQRTVLRYDLSDDGRYSLNPVSLATMDSLRQQMTVKVYLEGAELPARVKRFRDATRTLLQELQAHAGSKLVFEFIDPSQNQALQQKLVQQGVPAIPIIEQRSATEMRQQFIFPGAVLNFDGKEEVVNLLFNDCVQRGQGLYDCDYAKAEGELEYKLISQMQRMLPGQRRIVGLVQSHGCLPQEKMKEWMTELGKFYQVIPVDLRKSQLLPVSPRLLPDTVRQQLDKDALGYDVLVLPKPTQPFAERDKYILDQYIMMGGRVLWLVDQEEVDELDFASETASSLSILRRLNLDDQFFRYGFRIATDLIEAAPHPSMAGPIEVVMNLPGNQQNERGPRPVPAPYPYYPLIIKAGMPDHPITRSLETVKLHYASSLDTLATPGIRHQPLLRTSPYSRSREGAILINLQRAVFDRPPRDLYLGKGERLVGLALAGTFPSVFRGRRIPDSLDTRAPTINNTVMPNRMVVFSDGDLPTGGRLRYTGTTAIPANNKQLLMNALDWLIDDKSFLQIHARNVQIPRLDLDKVQGNSWYYQGLNLLLPLLLVVGLGLLRAWRRRRRNQAYRQPA
- a CDS encoding DUF4340 domain-containing protein, whose product is MKNQRIALVLLALLAVLAIAYYLSTGTGTGLRPGHFAVTDTNSIQQIVLRRHFARLAEDEVVTLVKKDSTWWANDLYRANPARIRELMQAIATIQAREPVESTARANAMRYIRETHVRVEVQTQDSTRIYYVGPGSPDKRGSLAYLEDDEIPYIVELPGFVGNVDRHYATRLKEWRQLPLFTLGYEDLRQIAVRYPGADSSYVLRRQPNGMWKLPDQPTDTTASLRYARQYKPTYALEPAEERYPGAFEALARQRPDVVLQLTDKAGRKQTLNLHYIAGKPDLLLGWKPEKPELLLVQNFSMAPYLARRHQFVAR
- the dnaN gene encoding DNA polymerase III subunit beta, producing MKFIVSSGELLKHVSAIQGVVSPKAVLPIIQNILLELKDGQLRLTATDLENSLQTALKVETDGSESMAVCLPAKILADTLKALPEQPITFSMDANSFAVTVTSDTGTYKIHGVDGGDFPKIPAADNTTSITIPLGNLVKAINMTLFATSSDELKPAMTGVLFKFGAEHATFVATDAHRLVRYRRTDIRVPEEVEFILPQKALKLLTNAAQNSSEDAVQIEYNSSNAFFKFANTLLVCRQIDARFPDYENVIPAGSPNKAIVDKKELLGTMRRSDIYSNKTTHLGRFKFSGNLLEVQAEDLDFANESKENLNCLYEGEELEIGFNVSLMMDVIDTVPTDEVVVEMDSSNRAAVVLPSSQEEGENVLMLLMPVMLGVTY
- the pckA gene encoding phosphoenolpyruvate carboxykinase (ATP); the encoded protein is MSSDKLTAYLGLKPAKQVFYNLTPAELVEHTIRLGQGVLADTGGLVVSTGEFTGRSPKDKFVVKDEQTADQVWWGDINQPFEKAKFDTLYERVVKHLEGKDLYIRDAYAGADVNFRLNVRVVNEMPWGNLFASNLFIRPKQEDLAGFAPNFTILCAPTFLAEPQRDGTRQHNFTIIDFTRRVILIGGSAYTGEMKKGIFTVMNYLMPLKGQLSMHCSANKGKDGDVAIFFGLSGTGKTTLSADPNRGLIGDDEHVWTDKTVFNIEGGCYAKCIDLSAEKEPQIWNAIKFGALVENTKFVENTRTVDYKDGSVTENTRVAYPIEHIDNAVLPSIAGTPQNIFLLTADAFGVLPPISKLTKGQAMYHFISGYTAKVAGTEAGVKEPSPTFSACFGAAFLPLHPTRYAELLGKKMEQNEVNVWLINTGWTGGAYGVGQRISLKYTRAMITAALEGRLDKVSYQADPIFGLPVPASIPGTEVPTEILTPINTWKDKAAYTAKANELAAHFNKNFAKYQDFANDEIKAAAPKEKVNA